One Rosa chinensis cultivar Old Blush chromosome 5, RchiOBHm-V2, whole genome shotgun sequence genomic region harbors:
- the LOC112202791 gene encoding uncharacterized protein LOC112202791, whose amino-acid sequence MARLAARANVKSLFNGEGVPSSGSGLDPKDPLSCMFTFSSSIKPQNRRLSSFDSTRLYSSSNSSSNKTKRLKAEVRLFFGDEEDVKGDNKVGEHAHHGGGDDDDEFERDELSCFRGLVLDISYRPINVVCWKRAICLEFMDKADVLEYYDQTVNSPSGSFYIPAVLRIPHLLQVVKRRRIKCNLSRKNILCRDSFTCQYCSSRENLTIDHVIPIARGGEWKWENLVTACAKCNSKKGQKTLEEACMKLMKIPKTPKDYDILAIPLTSAAVKMLKMRKGTPEEWLQYLSKPSSMP is encoded by the exons ATGGCACGGTTAGCTGCACGAGCAAATGTGAAGTCACTCTTCAATGGTGAGGGAGTCCCATCATCAGGATCCGGGTTGGACCCAAAAGACCCATTGAGCTGCATGTTCACTTTCTCATCATCGATCAAACCCCAAAACCGCAGGCTCAGCTCATTTGACTCCACTAGGCTTTACTCCTCCTCCAACTCTTCTTCCAACAAGACCAAGCGTCTCAAGGCCGAGGTTCGTTTGTTTTTCGGGGATGAGGAGGATGTTAAGGGTGACAACAAGGTTGGTGAGCATGCCCatcatggtggtggtgatgatgatgatgagtttgAGAGGGATGAGCTGTCCTGTTTCAGAGGTCTGGTTTTGGATATCTCATACAG GCCAATTAATGTGGTCTGCTGGAAACGTGCTATTTGTTTGGAATTCATGGATAAG GCGGATGTCCTAGAATACTATGATCAGACTGTTAATTCCCCAAGTGGATCCTTCTACATACCGGCTGTTTTAAGG ATTCCCCATTTACTGCAAGttgtaaagagaagaagaattaAGTGCAATCTTAGTCGTAAAAATATACTTTGTCGGGACAGTTTCACTTGTCA GTACTGTTCTTCACGTGAAAACTTGACTATTGACCATGTTATACCAATTGCACGAGGTGGAGAATGGAAGTGGGAAAATCTG GTTACTGCATGTGCAAAATGCAACTCGAAGAAAGGGCAGAAGACATTGGAGGAAGCATGTATGAAGCTGATGAAAATTCCTAAG ACTCCAAAAGACTATGACATACTTGCCATACCCCTAACAAGTGCGGCAGTAAAGATGCTGAAAATGAGAAAGGGAACTCCAGAAGAGTGGCTCCAATATCTATCGAAGCCTTCTTCAATGCCATGA
- the LOC112166025 gene encoding thioredoxin-like protein 4B, with protein sequence MSYLLTTLTKKQEVDSIIRSTIDKVLVLRFGRASDSVSLLLDDVLAKSARDVSKFATVALVDVDSDDVQVYLHYFDITLIPSTIFFFNAHHIKMDSGTADHTKWIGAFRSKQDFIDVVEAIFRGAMKGKLIVNCPLPPERIPRYQLYYKDV encoded by the coding sequence ATGAGTTACCTATTGACGACACTGACGAAGAAGCAAGAGGTGGATTCGATCATCAGATCCACCATCGACAAGGTCCTCGTCCTCCGCTTCGGCCGCGCTTCCGATTCCGTCTCTCTTCTTCTCGACGACGTTCTCGCCAAATCAGCCCGCGACGTCTCCAAGTTCGCAACCGTGGCACTCGTCGATGTCGATTCCGACGACGTTCAGGTCTACCTCCATTACTTCGACATCACTCTGATTCcgtccaccattttcttcttcaacgCCCATCACATCAAGATGGATTCCGGAACTGCTGATCACACCAAATGGATCGGCGCGTTTCGGTCGAAGCAGGACTTCATCGATGTTGTCGAGGCTATTTTCAGAGGAGCGATGAAAGGGAAGCTAATTGTGAACTGCCCCTTGCCGCCGGAACGAATTCCGAGATACCAGTTGTACTATAAAGATGTCTAG